One segment of Plasmodium gaboni strain SY75 chromosome 3, whole genome shotgun sequence DNA contains the following:
- a CDS encoding putative IBR domain protein, protein MNIPKEQNEKEQINVTIEYGKDNKMKVIKTPISNSNKNNIINYKYDDSNINDKYNNTSDCYIMNNEDGINLYLNYYKKNFLKFQENNLYNVYELKDIEKKMELAILEIMNLINIQYDYAYHFLKAYNFNSNDLLENWFNNSKKVLTKLNLSDLKEEDILNNNNINDPLTKQQKENFVHNCKQEKFICPILFLECDIEDTYTLSCGHKYSKECLKNYLKTSLHNDFEDDIITKECLDLKCKKIIKKKDWKNICEEKDYQKYLYTLLHIYIKKSKDLKKCPNNPCPYIIQSVMLNNNNVICKCGYHFCFECSHEFHRPLICSFIKKWYELENNDDHNMKWIHAYTKMCPNCNKPIEKNSGCMNVKCICGYSFCWLCLDNWKNHKGGFYKCNKYLEHNSKYNEQKKQKKKTHKKRDDIKKAHDEEKQDTHKINDNDKIQNNHEEKKHYEEKRNSHLILNKYNHFKSRFNAHQYAENFSIHTQLLFLYNFCKNYNIHLNRMKFFEDAIIQIIKCRKILKWSYTYAYFSNWKSDNQKHLFEYHQGELEKNLDILQTKTEDINLSQFKNNTDNNIVRDIQQLTEMIDIFFKNICDFMENNFV, encoded by the coding sequence atgAACATACCaaaagaacaaaatgaGAAGGAACAAATTAATGTTACCATAGAATATGGAAAAGACAATAAAATGAAAGTAATTAAAACACCCATAAGTAATTCcaacaaaaataatatcattaactataaatatgatgattcaaatataaacgataaatataataacacatctgattgttatataatgaataatGAAGATGGTATAAATTTGTActtaaattattataaaaagaatttcTTGAAATTtcaagaaaataatttatataatgtttatgaattaaaagatatagaaaaaaaaatggaacTAGCCATTTTAGAAATTATgaatttaattaatatacaATATGATTATGcttatcattttttaaaagcatataattttaattcaaatgatttattagaaaattggtttaataattcaaaaaaagTATTAACAAAATTAAACTTATCTGATTTAAAGGAagaagatatattaaataataataatataaatgacCCACTGACAAAAcaacaaaaagaaaattttgTACATAATTGTAAACaagaaaaatttatttGTCCTATCTTATTTTTAGAATGTGATATAGAAGATACATATACATTGTCATGTGGACataaatattcaaaagaatgtttaaaaaattatttaaaaactTCATTACATAATGATTTTGAAGatgatattattactaAAGAATGTTTAGATCtaaaatgtaaaaaaataattaaaaaaaaagactggaaaaatatttgtgaagaaaaagattatcaaaaatatctatataccttattacatatatatataaaaaaaagtaaagatttaaaaaaatgtcCAAACAATCCATGCccatatataattcaatCTGTCATgttaaataataataatgtcATCTGTAAATGTGGATATCACTTCTGTTTTGAATGTTCACATGAATTTCATAGACCTCTTATAtgttcatttattaaaaaatggTATGAACTcgaaaataatgatgatcATAATATGAAATGGATACATGCATATACAAAAATGTGTCCTAATTGTAATAAACctatagaaaaaaattcaGGATGTATGAATGTCAAATGTATATGTGGTTACAGCTTTTGTTGGTTATGCCTTGATAACTGGAAAAATCATAAAGGTGgattttataaatgtaaCAAATATTTGGAACATAACTCCAAATATAACgaacaaaaaaaacaaaaaaaaaaaactcataaaaaaagagatgacataaaaaaagctcatgatgaagaaaaacAGGACacacataaaataaatgacaatgataaaatacaaaataatcatgaggaaaaaaaacattatGAGGAAAAAAGAAATTCTCATTTAATACtcaataaatataatcaCTTTAAATCAAGATTTAATGCTCATCAATATGCTGAAAACTTTTCCATACATACACAACTActctttttatataatttctgtaaaaattataacatTCATTTAAATAGAATGAAATTCTTTGAGGATGCCattattcaaattataaaatgtagaaaaatattaaaatggTCCTATACATATGCATACTTCTCAAATTGGAAAAGTGATAATCAGAAACATCTTTTTGAATATCATCAAGGagaattagaaaaaaatcTTGATATCTTACAAACCAAAACAGAAGATATAAACTTATCacaatttaaaaataatacagataataatattgttaGGGATATACAACAACTTACTGAAATGattgatatattttttaaaaatatttgtgattttatggaaaataattttgtttaG